A part of Diceros bicornis minor isolate mBicDic1 chromosome 32, mDicBic1.mat.cur, whole genome shotgun sequence genomic DNA contains:
- the NDRG4 gene encoding protein NDRG4 isoform X2, with protein sequence MAGLQELRFPEEKPLLRGQEAAELENSDTFLLAVDADWKEHDIETPYGLLHVVIRGSPKGNRPAILTYHDVGLNHKLCFNTFFNFEDMQEITKHFVVCHVDAPGQQVGASQFPQGYQFPSMEQLAAMLPSVVQHFGFKYVIGIGVGAGAYVLAKFALIFPDLVEGLVLMNIDPNGKGWIDWAATKLSGLTSTLPDTVLSHLFSQEELVNSTELVQSYRQQIGNVVNQANLQLFWNIYNSRRDLDINRPGTVPNAKTLRCPVMLVVGDNAPAEDGVVECNSKLDPTTTTFLKMADSGGLPQVTQPGKLTEAFKYFLQGMGYMPSASMTRLARSRTASLTSASSVDGSRAQACTHSESSEGLGQVNHTMEVSC encoded by the exons ATGGCCGGGCTGCAGGAGCTGCGATTCCCGGAGGAGAAGCCGCTGCTCCGGGGCCAGGAGGCCGCCGAGCTG GAGAACTCGGACACCTTCCTCTTGGCTGTGGACGCAGACTGGAAG GAACACGACATCGAGACGCCTTATGGCCTTCTGCACGTGGTGATCCGGGGCTCCCCCAAGGGGAACCGCCCGGCCATCCTTACCTACCATGACGTGGGCCTCAACC ACAAGCTGTGCTTCAACACCTTCTTCAACTTCGAGGACATGCAGGAGATCACTAAGCACTTTGTGGTGTGCCACGTGGATGCACCCGGTCAGCAGGTGGGGGCGTCACAGTTTCCTCAGGG GTACCAGTTCCCCTCCATGGAGCAGCTGGCCGCCATGCTCCCCAGCGTGGTGCAGCACTTTGG GTTCAAGTACGTGATTGGCATCGGAGTGGGAGCCGGAGCCTATGTGCTGGCCAAGTTTGCC CTCATCTTCCCCGACCTGGTGGAGGGGCTGGTGCTGATGAACATCGACCCCAACGGCAAAGGCTGGATTGACTGGGCCGCCACCAAG CTCTCCGGCCTGACCAGCACTTTACCCGACACGGTGCTATCTCACCTCTTCAGCCAG GAGGAGCTGGTGAACAGCACAGAGTTGGTGCAGAGCTACCGGCAGCAGATCGGGAACGTGGTGAACCAGGCCAACCTGCAGCTCTTCTGGAACATATACAACAG CCGCAGAGACTTGGACATTAACCGGCCTGGAACGGTGCCCAACGCCAAGACGCTCCG CTGCCCTGTGATGCTGGTGGTCGGGGATAATGCGCCTGCTGAGGATGGGGTG GTCGAGTGCAACTCCAAACTGGATCCAACCACCACGACCTTCCTGAAG ATGGCAGATTCCGGGGGGCTCCCCCAGGTCACACAG CCTGGGAAGTTGACTGAAGCCTTCAAATACTTCCTGCAAGGCATGGGCTACA TGCCCTCAGCCAGCATGACCCGCCTCGCCCGCTCTCGCACCGCGTCCCTCACCAGCGCCAGCTCGGTGGACGGCAGCCGCGCGCAGGCCTGCACCCACTCGGAGAGCAgtgaggggctgggccaggtcaACCACACCATGGAGGTGTCCTGTTGA
- the NDRG4 gene encoding protein NDRG4 isoform X1: MPECWDGEHDIETPYGLLHVVIRGSPKGNRPAILTYHDVGLNHKLCFNTFFNFEDMQEITKHFVVCHVDAPGQQVGASQFPQGYQFPSMEQLAAMLPSVVQHFGFKYVIGIGVGAGAYVLAKFALIFPDLVEGLVLMNIDPNGKGWIDWAATKLSGLTSTLPDTVLSHLFSQEELVNSTELVQSYRQQIGNVVNQANLQLFWNIYNSRRDLDINRPGTVPNAKTLRCPVMLVVGDNAPAEDGVVECNSKLDPTTTTFLKMADSGGLPQVTQPGKLTEAFKYFLQGMGYMPSASMTRLARSRTASLTSASSVDGSRAQACTHSESSEGLGQVNHTMEVSC, encoded by the exons ATGCCGGAGTGCTGGGATGGG GAACACGACATCGAGACGCCTTATGGCCTTCTGCACGTGGTGATCCGGGGCTCCCCCAAGGGGAACCGCCCGGCCATCCTTACCTACCATGACGTGGGCCTCAACC ACAAGCTGTGCTTCAACACCTTCTTCAACTTCGAGGACATGCAGGAGATCACTAAGCACTTTGTGGTGTGCCACGTGGATGCACCCGGTCAGCAGGTGGGGGCGTCACAGTTTCCTCAGGG GTACCAGTTCCCCTCCATGGAGCAGCTGGCCGCCATGCTCCCCAGCGTGGTGCAGCACTTTGG GTTCAAGTACGTGATTGGCATCGGAGTGGGAGCCGGAGCCTATGTGCTGGCCAAGTTTGCC CTCATCTTCCCCGACCTGGTGGAGGGGCTGGTGCTGATGAACATCGACCCCAACGGCAAAGGCTGGATTGACTGGGCCGCCACCAAG CTCTCCGGCCTGACCAGCACTTTACCCGACACGGTGCTATCTCACCTCTTCAGCCAG GAGGAGCTGGTGAACAGCACAGAGTTGGTGCAGAGCTACCGGCAGCAGATCGGGAACGTGGTGAACCAGGCCAACCTGCAGCTCTTCTGGAACATATACAACAG CCGCAGAGACTTGGACATTAACCGGCCTGGAACGGTGCCCAACGCCAAGACGCTCCG CTGCCCTGTGATGCTGGTGGTCGGGGATAATGCGCCTGCTGAGGATGGGGTG GTCGAGTGCAACTCCAAACTGGATCCAACCACCACGACCTTCCTGAAG ATGGCAGATTCCGGGGGGCTCCCCCAGGTCACACAG CCTGGGAAGTTGACTGAAGCCTTCAAATACTTCCTGCAAGGCATGGGCTACA TGCCCTCAGCCAGCATGACCCGCCTCGCCCGCTCTCGCACCGCGTCCCTCACCAGCGCCAGCTCGGTGGACGGCAGCCGCGCGCAGGCCTGCACCCACTCGGAGAGCAgtgaggggctgggccaggtcaACCACACCATGGAGGTGTCCTGTTGA
- the SETD6 gene encoding N-lysine methyltransferase SETD6 has protein sequence MATQAKRRRVAGPAGAGDADPDPVAGFLSWCRRVGLELSPKVAVRRRGTVAGYGMVAQESVQPGELLFAVPRAALLSQYTCSISGLLERERGALQSQSGWVPLLLALLHELQAPASPWSPYFALWPELGRLEHPMFWPEEQRRQLLQGTGVPEAVEKDLANIRGEYYSIVLPFMEAHSDLFSPRVRSLELYHQLVALVMAYSFQEPLEEEEDEKEANSPLMVPAADILNHLANHNANLEYSPNCLRMVATQPIPKGHEIFNTYGQMANWQLIHMYGFVEPYPDNTDDTADIQMVTVREAALQGTKVEAEKLLLYERWEFLCKLEMVGEEGAFVIGRKEVLTEEELTATLKVLCMPAEEFREFKDQDGWADDKKEEDSLTITNIPKLKASWRQLLRDSVLLTLQTYATDLKADQDLLSNKEVYAKLSWREQQALQVRYGQKMILHQLLELTS, from the exons ATGGCGACCCAGGCGAAGCGCCGGCGG GTGGCGGGGCCTGCGGGTGCCGGCGACGCGGACCCGGACCCGGTGGCCGGCTTCCTGAGCTGGTGCCGGcgggtggggctggagctgagtccCAAG GTGGCGGTGAGACGGCGGGGCACGGTGGCCGGCTACGGCATGGTGGCCCAGGAGAGCGTGCAGCCCGGGGAGCTGCTGTTCGCGGTGCCGCGGGCCGCGCTCCTGTCGCAGTACACCTGCTCCATCAGCGGCCTGCTGGAGCGAG AGCGAGGCGCGCTGCAGAGCCAGTCGGGTTGGGTACCGCTGCTGCTGGCGCTGCTGCACGAGCTGCAGGCCCCGGCCTCGCCCTGGAGCCCCTACTTTGCCCTCTGGCCCGAGCTGGGCCGCTTGGAGCACCCGATGTTCTG GCCAGAGGAGCAGCGCCGGCAATTGCTGCAGGGCACAGGCGTACCTGAGGCCGTGGAGAAGGATTTGGCCAACATCCGCGGCGAGTACTATTCCATCGTGCTGCCCTTCATGGAAGCCCACTCTGATCTTTTCAGCCCCAGGGTTCGCTCCCTGGAACTCTACCACCAGCTGGTAGCTCTTGTGATGGCCTACAG CTTTCAGGAACcactggaggaagaggaggatgaaaaGGAGGCAAACTCTCCTTTGATGGTGCCTGCTGCAGACATACTAAACCACTTAGCCAATCACAATGCCAATCTAGAATACTCTCCA AATTGTCTTCGGATGGTGGCCACTCAGCCCATTCCTAAAGGCCATGAGATTTTCAACACTTATGGGCAAATGGCTAATTGGCAACTAATTCATATGTACGGTTTTGTTGAACCATATCCTGACAACACGGATGACACAGCTGACATTCAGATGGTGACAGTTCGTGAAGCAGCATTACAGG GAACAAAAGTTGAAGCTGAAAAGCTCCTACTGTATGAACGCTGGGAGTTCTTATGCAAGCTGGAgatggtgggggaagagggagcctTTGTGATTGGGCGGAAGGAAGTGCTGACTGAAGAGGAACTGACTGCCACACTCAAG GTACTGTGCATGCCTGCTGAGGAGTTCAGGGAGTTTAAAGACCAGGATGGATGGGCAGATGATAAAAAGGAAGAGGACAGCCTGACAATCACAAATATCCCCAAGCTCAAAGCATCCTGGAGACAGCTTCTGCGCGACAGTGTTTTATTGACCCTGCAAACCTATGCCACAGACTTAAAAGCGGATCAAGATTTACTCAGTAATAAGGAGGTCTACGCCAAACTCAGCTGGAGGGAACAGCAGGCCTTACAGGTTCGTTATGGGCAGAAGATGATCTTACACCAGTTGTTGGAATTAACAAGTTAG